CGCTCCAACCTGCCTTCGGACTTCGGCTTTCTGGGCTCGAGGGCGGGCATTCCCATCGCCGAGACGCCGATCCCCTACGACACCAACGACACGTACGCGCGCGCGCTGCTGGTCGGCATCGTCAATACCCTGCGCGTGGCGCTCGTCGGCGTGGTCCTGGCGACGCTGCTGGGCATCGTGGTGGGGGTGATGCGCCTGTCGAACAACTGGCTCTTGCAGCGCATCGCC
This Deinococcota bacterium DNA region includes the following protein-coding sequences:
- a CDS encoding polar amino acid ABC transporter permease translates to MRPKRAKRSGPRIPFYRNVKTIGLLLQLLFAAVLAFGVFVLYGNVTSALSRSNLPSDFGFLGSRAGIPIAETPIPYDTNDTYARALLVGIVNTLRVALVGVVLATLLGIVVGVMRLSNNWLLQRIA